One Sodalinema gerasimenkoae IPPAS B-353 DNA segment encodes these proteins:
- a CDS encoding NAD-dependent epimerase/dehydratase family protein yields the protein MKRVLLTGASGCIGHYIAETLIAQSDCELYLFVRDRQKLNLDLERRSGIHILEGDLRDIHQFREVLETINCAILTAAAWGGSKETFDINVTKTCMLMHLLDQETCEQVIYFSTASILDRNSEILRAAAHMGTDYIRSKYDCLNQLHRMPIADRLTVLFPTIVLGGDENKPYSHVSAGLPEVSKWLNLARFISVEGSFHFIHAQDIAEVTKYLLENPPSERRHYVLGTEPYTVDRAVSELCRYFDKRIYFRFRLNRWLTDVMVECLVRLGVVQMAAWDRFCLEYRDFTYTDAVTGQDFDCPVHCATLTDALKERGLGQTSPSKAPLPPEDSPED from the coding sequence ATGAAACGAGTCCTCCTCACCGGAGCGAGTGGCTGTATCGGTCACTATATCGCTGAAACCCTGATCGCTCAGAGTGATTGTGAACTGTATTTGTTTGTTCGCGATCGCCAAAAGCTGAACCTAGATCTAGAGCGGCGATCGGGGATTCATATCTTGGAGGGGGACTTACGAGACATTCATCAGTTCCGAGAGGTTCTAGAAACCATTAACTGCGCCATTCTCACCGCTGCTGCCTGGGGAGGCTCTAAAGAAACCTTTGACATCAATGTCACCAAAACCTGTATGCTGATGCACCTCCTGGATCAGGAGACCTGTGAACAGGTGATTTACTTCTCCACCGCCAGTATCCTCGATCGCAACAGCGAGATTCTGCGCGCGGCAGCCCACATGGGAACCGACTATATCCGCTCTAAGTATGATTGTCTCAATCAACTGCACCGGATGCCCATTGCCGATCGCCTGACGGTTCTCTTTCCCACCATTGTCTTAGGGGGAGATGAGAACAAACCCTACTCCCACGTCTCTGCGGGCCTCCCTGAAGTCAGCAAGTGGCTCAATCTCGCTCGCTTTATCAGTGTTGAGGGCAGTTTTCACTTCATTCATGCCCAGGATATCGCCGAAGTCACCAAATATCTGCTAGAGAACCCTCCCTCAGAACGTCGTCACTATGTATTGGGGACCGAACCCTACACCGTCGATCGCGCAGTGAGTGAACTCTGTCGCTATTTCGACAAACGCATTTACTTTCGCTTTCGCCTCAATCGCTGGCTGACGGACGTGATGGTGGAATGTCTGGTGCGTCTAGGAGTCGTTCAGATGGCCGCGTGGGATCGGTTTTGTTTAGAGTACCGAGACTTTACCTATACCGATGCCGTAACCGGTCAAGATTTTGATTGTCCAGTCCATTGTGCAACCCTAACCGATGCTCTCAAAGAACGCGGACTAGGACAAACCTCACCAAGCAAAGCGCCGTTACCCCCTGAGGATTCACCAGAAGATTAA